A window of Solidesulfovibrio fructosivorans JJ] genomic DNA:
CGCCTTCCAGAAGGCCGGCTACGACGTGGAGACCTTCACCGACAGCGACGCCGCCCTGGCGCGGTTCACCGAGTCCCCGGCCGACATCGTCATCACGGACCTCAAGATGGACGGACTCGACGGCATGGGCTTCCTGGAAAAAGCCAAGGCCCTTTCGCCCGCCGTAGGCTGCATCGTCATCACCGGCTTCGCCACCCTGGAGACGGCCAAGGAGTCCTTCCACAAGGGGGCCTTCGACTTCGTGGCCAAGCCGTTCAAACTGGCCGACATCCTGGACGTGGTCAGGCGCCTCGAAACCACCCTGCCGGGCGCGCGTCATGCCGACTGAATACGCCCCCCCGGGCAACGGCCCGGCCGGGGCGGATCCGAGCCGCACCGCGCGCTCGCTTTTCTCCAAATTCCGGTCGCTTCTGGAATCCAACACCGCCGCCCTGGCCAAGATGGCGGAGATGGAACGCATGCTCGGCGGCGAATACATCTTCGACCGCAGCTTTCTGGACAAGGCCGCCCGGGAAGTGGCGGAGCTGACCCACCGGACCGTCTATGCCCTAAACGCCATGACCGGAAACGCCCACGTGGCCCTTTACGACCGCTACATGGCCGTTAACGCCGCCGTGGAGGATATCCTGGCCGGGCGGCCGCCGAGCGGCGACGAGGAGCCGGTGCGCGGGCTTGCCGGGTTGCGCCTGGAGGACCGGCACAAGGTCGGCTTCGGCCCGGCGGCCCTGGGCGAGCTTTCCGGGCATCTGGGCCTGCCCGTGCCGTGGGGCCTGGCCCTGACCGCCGCCGCCTTTGACGAGACGGGCCTGACCGGCGCGGCCGGGCAGTCGCTCGCCCGGGCCCTGGCGAAGCGCGGCGACAAGGACGCCCCGGCGGACGTCGCGGTCTCCATCGAAGCCGCTTCCGGCGAGCGCCTCGGCTTCTGGCGCGGCGCGGCCACGCCCGACGCCGTCATCCCGGCCCTGGGCAGAGAAATGCGAAAGGCCCGGCA
This region includes:
- a CDS encoding response regulator, translating into MTDANDAAAAKKRRILILDDEPIVVKRLKPAFQKAGYDVETFTDSDAALARFTESPADIVITDLKMDGLDGMGFLEKAKALSPAVGCIVITGFATLETAKESFHKGAFDFVAKPFKLADILDVVRRLETTLPGARHAD